The Teredinibacter sp. KSP-S5-2 genome includes a window with the following:
- a CDS encoding HAMP domain-containing sensor histidine kinase translates to MSDTLKHSENKTEVAIDARFEIELFSRRRRIIRFILLVVMFIQCLFFAKAIVDQIFIRQLVIGISLMAAIATFLMLHLRWLDWAAFFLLFSVVTSVLLAITTNGGIYQVSTGWLLVISPMAGLVGGVRACKFWSLLTVLLVVILVIAEANGVHWKDLTPVSSRITQMQFHVIGQVVILPTLILGFLMQFARYDRRIEKQLVTISEEIKERKTAEAKAVLSNLAKSRFLANMSHELRTPLNSIIGFSKRLLRKSDSLSEKDLAAIEVIFNNGKALHLLVNELLELADVESSDFELHKQQVNIADVVREAVELFCVSELPDGVDVELECDMPFFIVGDVGRVLQAFRNLLTYCVHKDCSKMFVTLSVIDDGHWAELEIGNDHDVMQVETVRGMLSVDSRRIAEGDPERPVAALGLAIANNLIQKHGGQLKVESNTPGGLSFHVLFPSTVHSGSA, encoded by the coding sequence TTGTCTGATACATTAAAGCATAGCGAAAACAAAACGGAGGTCGCCATTGATGCGAGGTTTGAGATTGAACTGTTTTCGCGCAGAAGGCGGATTATTCGTTTTATCCTGTTAGTTGTGATGTTTATTCAGTGTCTTTTTTTTGCCAAGGCGATAGTTGATCAGATTTTTATTCGTCAATTAGTGATAGGTATTTCTCTAATGGCGGCGATTGCTACATTTTTGATGCTTCATCTTCGTTGGTTAGATTGGGCTGCATTTTTTTTGCTTTTTTCTGTTGTGACCAGTGTTTTATTAGCTATTACAACCAATGGCGGTATTTATCAGGTTTCCACTGGCTGGTTGCTAGTTATTTCCCCGATGGCGGGGCTTGTCGGTGGCGTTAGAGCGTGTAAGTTCTGGTCTTTGTTGACCGTGCTATTGGTAGTGATACTGGTAATTGCGGAGGCCAATGGCGTTCACTGGAAAGACTTAACACCAGTTTCATCCCGCATCACTCAAATGCAGTTTCATGTCATTGGTCAAGTGGTGATATTACCTACCCTTATTCTTGGTTTTTTAATGCAGTTTGCTCGATATGATCGGCGTATTGAAAAACAGTTGGTAACAATAAGTGAAGAAATAAAAGAACGGAAAACTGCAGAAGCGAAAGCTGTGCTGTCGAATTTAGCGAAATCTCGGTTCTTGGCGAATATGAGTCATGAGTTGCGTACGCCTTTGAATAGCATTATTGGCTTCTCAAAAAGACTGCTGCGAAAGTCTGATAGTTTGTCAGAGAAAGATCTGGCGGCAATTGAAGTTATATTCAACAATGGCAAAGCCCTTCATTTGTTGGTCAACGAATTATTGGAGCTCGCTGATGTGGAATCCAGTGATTTCGAATTACATAAACAGCAAGTAAATATTGCTGATGTTGTGCGTGAAGCGGTGGAGTTGTTTTGTGTTTCGGAGTTGCCTGACGGTGTGGATGTCGAGCTTGAATGTGATATGCCGTTTTTTATTGTTGGTGATGTGGGTAGAGTGTTGCAGGCGTTTCGAAATTTGCTCACGTATTGTGTTCACAAGGATTGTAGCAAGATGTTTGTTACTCTTTCTGTTATCGATGATGGTCATTGGGCAGAGTTGGAGATTGGCAATGATCATGATGTGATGCAGGTTGAAACCGTGCGGGGGATGCTTTCCGTTGACAGTCGCAGGATTGCAGAAGGTGACCCGGAACGGCCTGTTGCAGCGTTAGGCCTGGCTATCGCGAATAACCTTATCCAAAAGCATGGTGGACAGCTGAAGGTCGAATCCAATACGCCAGGTGGTCTTTCATTTCACGTTCTGTTTCCCTCCACGGTTCATTCTGGTTCAGCATAG
- a CDS encoding GNAT family N-acetyltransferase — protein MQKQIYINNTEHLRDFIQLNEDWIKKHYALEDVDRRLAANPAKIINRGGYVITMTLNNTVIGCCALIKHSHGIFEIARMTVAEEHQSRGYGQELLSYALHKLKELGEHRTFLLTNIEQKTAIALYKKNGFKVISYEQHPIYARCNMVMEHWL, from the coding sequence ATGCAGAAGCAAATCTACATTAACAATACTGAACATCTCAGAGACTTCATTCAACTCAATGAAGATTGGATAAAAAAGCATTATGCTCTAGAAGATGTCGACCGAAGGCTAGCGGCCAACCCGGCAAAAATTATAAACCGGGGGGGCTATGTTATTACTATGACGCTTAATAATACGGTCATCGGTTGCTGCGCACTCATCAAGCACAGCCACGGAATATTCGAAATCGCAAGAATGACAGTTGCAGAAGAACACCAAAGCCGTGGCTATGGGCAGGAGCTTCTTTCATACGCTCTCCATAAACTCAAGGAGCTTGGCGAGCATCGAACATTTCTCCTGACCAACATCGAACAAAAAACTGCAATAGCCCTATACAAAAAGAATGGTTTTAAAGTTATCAGTTATGAACAGCACCCCATATATGCCCGCTGCAATATGGTTATGGAACACTGGCTTTAG
- a CDS encoding LysR substrate-binding domain-containing protein, with translation MSSPITIDALEVVDAIASKGSFAAAASALYRVPSSVTYTVSKLEEQLGVVLFRKEGRRSVLTPAGMVLLEQGREILQATQRLAEMTRQVEKGWESQLTVVVDTILDPQPIYTLLREFYHEVGQQVEVQIQEGVLGGSWELLLEGQADLVVGASDPVPASSNVCVKEIDRVQFVFVVSPDHPLVELHKQTGLLTKEDIESYRAVVVRDSSVSYAPVSKRVFARESVLSVPSLKHKIDAQINGLGVGFLPHHRITAELAEGLLVPLNIDLDLDPTPIYGAWKKGNTGKALRWFVDGLERHEKQFVERRL, from the coding sequence GTGTCCAGTCCGATTACGATAGATGCTTTAGAGGTGGTTGATGCTATTGCCAGCAAGGGCAGTTTTGCGGCGGCGGCGAGTGCGTTGTACCGGGTGCCCTCGTCTGTGACCTATACCGTGAGTAAGTTGGAGGAGCAATTGGGGGTTGTGTTGTTCCGTAAAGAAGGGCGTCGCTCGGTGTTAACACCGGCTGGTATGGTTTTACTGGAGCAGGGGCGTGAAATTCTTCAGGCGACGCAGCGCTTGGCGGAGATGACCCGACAAGTCGAGAAGGGATGGGAGTCGCAACTCACTGTCGTAGTGGACACCATACTGGATCCACAGCCCATCTATACGTTACTTAGAGAGTTTTATCACGAAGTTGGCCAGCAGGTTGAGGTTCAGATTCAGGAAGGCGTGTTGGGTGGCAGCTGGGAGCTTTTACTGGAGGGGCAGGCTGATTTGGTGGTGGGGGCCTCTGATCCGGTACCGGCTTCTTCAAATGTCTGTGTGAAAGAGATTGACCGGGTTCAGTTTGTGTTTGTTGTATCGCCTGATCATCCTTTGGTTGAGTTGCATAAGCAAACAGGTCTGTTAACAAAAGAGGATATTGAATCCTATCGGGCGGTGGTGGTACGCGATTCCTCCGTCAGTTATGCACCGGTCAGCAAGCGGGTGTTTGCTCGGGAGAGTGTGCTGTCGGTGCCTTCCCTCAAGCATAAAATCGATGCGCAGATTAATGGGTTGGGAGTGGGTTTCTTACCCCATCACCGTATAACGGCAGAGTTAGCGGAGGGGCTGCTTGTGCCGCTTAATATTGACCTTGATCTCGATCCCACGCCTATTTACGGAGCGTGGAAAAAGGGGAATACCGGGAAGGCTCTACGTTGGTTTGTTGATGGTTTGGAGCGACACGAAAAGCAGTTTGTTGAAAGGAGACTATAA
- a CDS encoding glutathione S-transferase family protein translates to MGLLVNGEWQDKWYDTQSTQGEFVRQDSQFRNWIGTSDFPAESGRYHLFVSYACPWAHRTLIFRKLKQLEEHINVTVVAPLMLEHGWELAGNQEESPLPNAQYLYQIYQAAQADYSGRVTVPVLWDKLNSTIVSNESAEIIRMFNSAFNTLTGNTEDYYPADLREEIDCINDLVYHTVNNGVYKCGFATTQQAYEKAFRTLFNTLDNLDAKLGKQRYLTGNRLTEADWRLFTTLIRFDAVYHGHFKTNLRQIENYPNLSNYLRELYQIPGIAGTVDMQQIKAHYYGSHTTINPTHIIPAGPELDFNRPHNRGQFS, encoded by the coding sequence ATGGGTTTATTAGTCAATGGCGAGTGGCAAGACAAATGGTACGACACCCAATCGACACAAGGAGAATTTGTCCGTCAAGATTCCCAGTTTCGTAATTGGATAGGCACCAGCGATTTTCCTGCGGAAAGTGGGCGCTACCACCTGTTCGTTTCCTACGCTTGCCCCTGGGCACACCGCACTCTTATTTTTCGCAAACTAAAGCAATTGGAAGAGCATATCAATGTCACGGTTGTCGCCCCACTGATGCTTGAACATGGATGGGAGTTGGCTGGCAACCAAGAAGAAAGCCCTCTACCAAATGCACAGTATCTGTATCAGATATACCAGGCAGCCCAAGCAGACTATAGCGGGCGAGTCACCGTTCCGGTGTTGTGGGATAAGCTCAACAGCACCATTGTCAGCAACGAATCAGCAGAGATCATTCGGATGTTTAACTCCGCCTTCAACACGCTTACCGGAAACACAGAGGATTATTACCCTGCTGACCTTCGCGAGGAAATCGACTGCATAAATGATCTGGTCTATCACACAGTGAACAATGGTGTGTATAAGTGCGGCTTTGCCACCACGCAGCAAGCCTACGAAAAAGCGTTTCGCACGCTGTTTAACACACTGGATAATTTGGACGCAAAGCTCGGTAAACAACGTTATTTGACAGGTAACAGACTGACGGAAGCCGACTGGCGATTATTTACCACATTAATTCGATTTGATGCGGTGTACCACGGTCACTTTAAAACCAACCTGCGCCAGATCGAAAATTACCCGAATCTGTCAAATTATCTGAGGGAGCTATACCAGATACCCGGTATCGCGGGCACGGTGGATATGCAGCAAATCAAAGCACACTATTACGGCAGCCACACAACCATCAACCCGACGCATATTATTCCAGCCGGGCCAGAACTTGATTTCAACCGACCCCACAACCGAGGGCAATTCTCATGA